A genomic stretch from Amycolatopsis sp. 195334CR includes:
- a CDS encoding HpcH/HpaI aldolase/citrate lyase family protein, with the protein MNRLKRTLAAGGSATGVLLRLPAVGLVELAGVAGLDFVLLDCEHGPADTEQVQHHLNAADAHGLATLVRVGSAEPALILRALDLGAQGVVVPHVDTAGQAAAVVAAAHYPPLGERGFANYTRAARFGSRAPADYLDDAAATTMVIPMLETAAACENAAEILAVPGVDAVMPGPADLAVSMGALADKPRVDAAIAAAGAAAERAGKPVLRIVGDAAAARATGSRFVVYNLTQVLLTAFRELVLTPR; encoded by the coding sequence ATGAACCGGCTCAAACGGACACTCGCCGCCGGCGGCAGCGCGACCGGCGTGCTGCTGCGCCTGCCCGCGGTGGGCCTGGTCGAACTCGCGGGCGTGGCGGGGCTGGACTTCGTGCTGCTCGACTGCGAACACGGGCCCGCCGACACCGAGCAGGTGCAGCACCACCTCAACGCCGCCGACGCGCACGGCCTGGCGACACTGGTGCGGGTGGGCAGCGCGGAACCCGCGCTGATCCTGCGGGCGCTCGACCTCGGTGCCCAGGGCGTGGTGGTGCCCCATGTGGACACCGCCGGGCAGGCCGCGGCCGTGGTCGCCGCGGCGCACTACCCACCGCTGGGCGAGCGCGGGTTCGCCAACTACACCCGAGCCGCCCGCTTCGGCTCCCGCGCCCCGGCCGACTACCTCGACGACGCGGCCGCCACCACCATGGTGATCCCGATGCTGGAGACGGCGGCGGCCTGCGAGAACGCGGCGGAGATCCTCGCCGTGCCCGGGGTGGACGCGGTGATGCCGGGTCCCGCCGACCTGGCCGTCTCGATGGGTGCGCTGGCCGACAAGCCGCGCGTCGACGCCGCGATCGCGGCCGCCGGTGCCGCCGCCGAACGGGCGGGCAAGCCGGTCCTGCGCATCGTCGGCGACGCCGCGGCGGCCAGGGCGACCGGCTCCCGCTTTGTCGTCTACAACCTCACCCAGGTGCTGTTGACCGCGTTCCGCGAGCTGGTCCTCACCCCTCGTTGA